One segment of Belonocnema kinseyi isolate 2016_QV_RU_SX_M_011 chromosome 7, B_treatae_v1, whole genome shotgun sequence DNA contains the following:
- the LOC117177412 gene encoding uncharacterized protein LOC117177412 codes for MDEATLNRLAVEALLEEAKIGAKRAEISGPSGWVKPKESVNKRFLHSTLRNVVLSNKKRLKKDTISKSTSPNNSEQNSESYKKIQDT; via the coding sequence ACTTGCTGTGGAGGCACTACTCGAGGAAGCAAAGATTGGCGCAAAACGGGCCGAAATATCGGGGCCAAGCGGTTGGGTTAAACCAAAGGAAAGtgttaataaaagatttttacatTCAACACTTCGCAACGTcgtactttcaaataaaaagcgtttaaaaaaaGACACTATATCAAAATCAACATCGCCAAACAATAGTGAACAGAATTcagaatcatataaaaaaattcaagatacgTGA